A genomic segment from Gadus morhua chromosome 4, gadMor3.0, whole genome shotgun sequence encodes:
- the egfl7 gene encoding epidermal growth factor-like protein 7 isoform X1, which yields MSPCTLVLSCSLFLLQVTAAQQLFAHHGRRVCGRDVPQRVVMATESHIQPVHKPYITLCPGQRVCSTYKTVYRVAYRQVSRMAASSPHPSTHRSTHRSSYPDCCPGWQRFHSHNCNRAVCEQGCVNGGSCTRPDRCACPPGWTGHRCLTDVDECSQQPPCPQACVNTAGSFRCACRRGFTLGGDGHTCQSLPSPPTPAAPTTTTTASPTRTALSDHPPPSEESGGKFELAENTTEEVQSLKNRVEMLEKKLQLVLTPFQSLFPLSLDEGPPDRTTLLTHSFRQLDRIESLSEQIGFLEERLGTCSCNEN from the exons ATGTCCCCTTGTACCCTGGttctctcctgctccctgttcctcctccaagTGACGGCCGCCCAGCAGCTGTTCGCTCACCATGG GAGGAGGGTGTGCGGCCGAGACGTTCCTCAACGCGTCGTCATGGCAACCGAATCCCACATCCAGCCCGTGCACAAGCCTTACATCACGCTGTGTCCAGGCCAACGGGTCTGCAGCACGTACAA GACGGTGTACCGGGTGGCGTACCGCCAGGTGAGCAGAATGGCAgcttcctccccccacccctccacccatcgCTCCACCCACCGCTCCTCCTACCCAGACTGCTGTCCCGGCTGGCAACGGTTCCACTCTCACAACTGCAACCGAG CAGTGTGTGAGCAGGGCTGTGTGAACGGGGGCAGCTGCACTAGACCGGACCGCTGTGCGTGTCCTCCAGGCTGGACGGGACACAGGTGCCTTACAG ACGTGGACGAGTGCTCCCAgcagcccccctgcccccaggcGTGTGTGAACACAGCAGGGAGCTTTCGCTGCGCGTGCCGACGCGGCTTCACGCTGGGGGGCGATGGCCACACCTGCCAAAGCCTCCCGTCGCCCCCTACCCCCGCCGCCcccacaactaccaccaccgcCTCTCCCACCCGGACCGCACTCAGCGatcaccctcccccttctgagGAGTCAG gtggaaAGTTTGAGCTGGCGGAGAACACAACAGAGGAAGTGCAGAGCCTTAAGAATAGAGTGGAGATGCTAGAGAAG AAGTTGCAGTTGGTCCTCACCCCCTTCCAGAGCCTGTTCCCCCTGTCCCTCGACGAGGGCCCCCCGGACCGGACCACCCTGCTGACACACTCCTTCAGGCAGCTGGACCGCATCGAGTCTCTCAGCGAGCAAATTGGCTTCTTGGAGGAGCGCCTCGGCACCT GTTCCTGCAATGAAAACTAG
- the egfl7 gene encoding epidermal growth factor-like protein 7 isoform X2 codes for MSPCTLVLSCSLFLLQVTAAQQLFAHHGRRVCGRDVPQRVVMATESHIQPVHKPYITLCPGQRVCSTYKTVYRVAYRQVSRMAASSPHPSTHRSTHRSSYPDCCPGWQRFHSHNCNRVCEQGCVNGGSCTRPDRCACPPGWTGHRCLTDVDECSQQPPCPQACVNTAGSFRCACRRGFTLGGDGHTCQSLPSPPTPAAPTTTTTASPTRTALSDHPPPSEESGGKFELAENTTEEVQSLKNRVEMLEKKLQLVLTPFQSLFPLSLDEGPPDRTTLLTHSFRQLDRIESLSEQIGFLEERLGTCSCNEN; via the exons ATGTCCCCTTGTACCCTGGttctctcctgctccctgttcctcctccaagTGACGGCCGCCCAGCAGCTGTTCGCTCACCATGG GAGGAGGGTGTGCGGCCGAGACGTTCCTCAACGCGTCGTCATGGCAACCGAATCCCACATCCAGCCCGTGCACAAGCCTTACATCACGCTGTGTCCAGGCCAACGGGTCTGCAGCACGTACAA GACGGTGTACCGGGTGGCGTACCGCCAGGTGAGCAGAATGGCAgcttcctccccccacccctccacccatcgCTCCACCCACCGCTCCTCCTACCCAGACTGCTGTCCCGGCTGGCAACGGTTCCACTCTCACAACTGCAACCGAG TGTGTGAGCAGGGCTGTGTGAACGGGGGCAGCTGCACTAGACCGGACCGCTGTGCGTGTCCTCCAGGCTGGACGGGACACAGGTGCCTTACAG ACGTGGACGAGTGCTCCCAgcagcccccctgcccccaggcGTGTGTGAACACAGCAGGGAGCTTTCGCTGCGCGTGCCGACGCGGCTTCACGCTGGGGGGCGATGGCCACACCTGCCAAAGCCTCCCGTCGCCCCCTACCCCCGCCGCCcccacaactaccaccaccgcCTCTCCCACCCGGACCGCACTCAGCGatcaccctcccccttctgagGAGTCAG gtggaaAGTTTGAGCTGGCGGAGAACACAACAGAGGAAGTGCAGAGCCTTAAGAATAGAGTGGAGATGCTAGAGAAG AAGTTGCAGTTGGTCCTCACCCCCTTCCAGAGCCTGTTCCCCCTGTCCCTCGACGAGGGCCCCCCGGACCGGACCACCCTGCTGACACACTCCTTCAGGCAGCTGGACCGCATCGAGTCTCTCAGCGAGCAAATTGGCTTCTTGGAGGAGCGCCTCGGCACCT GTTCCTGCAATGAAAACTAG